A segment of the uncultured Desulfobulbus sp. genome:
AGGCCGGATTTACAGGTTGTCTTCGATCACTGTCTGTAGCATAGTGGAAAAACTCTGCAAGAGGCAAAAGGAAAACTGATGACCATTGAACTTCAGCGCAAGGGGAACAAAGACGAGATTCCTCTCATACGTTCGGGATGACATCGATGAGGCGGCTCTTTCGAGGAAGGGTAGCACCACCCCGAAGTCATCTCGACCATCGGGAGAGATCTCCTCTTTTCAAGCTGTGCTTTGGTGGTAATCAAAAAAGATGGCTTCGTAAAAAGTCAAAAACCTGAATGTCACGCATCGTGAAATCAGCAGATTACGAAGCTCGAAACGTCGTTCTCGGGCCTTTTTACGAGAACGACAAAAAAGGAAATGCGGCTGCCAGAGCAGCTTTAAAAAAAGATGAACAGACTCCCGGACCAACCGGGAAATGGAGGTGTCTATGCAGGTAATTCTCGATCTCTGTCTGGTCCCCTTGGGCGTGGGGGTTTCCGTCTCCCAGTATGTGGCGGAGTGCCATCGTGTGCTTCAGGAAACCGGCCTCAAGCACCAGCTCCATGCCTACGGGACCAACATCGAGGGCGGCTGGGATGAGGTTATGGGCGCGGTCAAACTCTGCCACGAGCGGGTGCACGCCATGGGCGCACCGCGGATCACCACCACCATCAAGCTGGGCACCCGAACCGACCGTGAGCAGACCATGGCCGACAAGGTGCAAAGCGTGGAAAATAAATTGAAGTAAAGAGGGGGTGGAGTCGCGAAAGACCTACCGCGACTCCACAAGCTCTGACGACGCCCCCTGCCAAGAGCAGGCCCCGCAATAGATATGCTCCTGATTTATGGGAACAGCAGCATCCGAGAGGGGTTCCGGCTCGGCAATCACCGGTCGACGATTCTCATCCATCTTGAAAACGATCCGTTCCCCGGTGCGGGTGGAGACAAACCACTCAGATCCGCATTGGGGACAGGCAAGCATGTCCATAGGCCCGCTCCTTCATCCTTAGTGTACTGTTCCAGCATTGTCTTGGTCATGCCGCACCGCGCAAACACCCTTTCAAGCCTTGCAACCGGCTGATTGTACGCGAGTAACTGTCTTGAACTTGTGTGTCTTACCGAGCCCTCACGGTTCAGCATCCTCAAGAAACTCGAGGGAAAGATTCTCATCCTCGCCTTCAGAAAGCCGATAACGCCCCCGATGGATCAGGGTAATCCCCTCTGCGGCGGCTTTTTCCTGGATGGCGGTAAACATCTGACCAGCTGCCTCCTCCGGGGTGTCGACATTGACGTAGAAAAAAAGCACCTCCCCTACCTTGCCGAACTGGAGCAATACAGGGTTATGCTGAATAAAAACAAGGTCCTCATAAACGTAGGTGATCTCTGCACCGATCTCCTCAAGCAACTGTTTGACCACTCCGAGTGGCCGATATGGAAGTGTCATTGTATGCCTCGTTTTCGTCTTCATGCTCTTGGGTATGGCCCCAAAATTTTCCTTGAAAAAAAATATTGTCAGGATCTTTTAAGCAATCAATGGGCCAGACGGTTTTCCTTCAAAAAAATATCGTTTATTCAATAAGGTAGAAACAACAGCCGCTTCTTCAGCCTCCTCCGCTTCTTCCATAACGGGCGTGTACCGACGAGATGGGCAGCACAATTGTCTTTTTATCTACATTATCGTACAACCCATTCGCATCATTGGCCCGCTCCCCTGTCCGCTATTGCTTGAGCATGATCCCCTGAACCGATTATAATAGGCCACATTTTTATTCTATTCACAAGGAGTCGTCACAATGCAGGAAGTAGAGACTGGGATAGCTGTCATCGGCGGAGGCCCCGGAGGATATACCGCGGCCTTTCGCGCCGCTGATCTGGGAGCCAAGGTATGCTTGATCGAACAGGGCGGCCGCCTCGGCGGTACCTGCCTCAACGTGGGCTGCATCCCCTCCAAAACCCTCCTGCATGCGGCAGCTGTGGTTGAAGAGGCCGTTGCCGCCGAGAAATTTGGGGTTCGCTTTTCTGCACCTGTCATAGACATCGAGGTTCTGCGAAAACATAAGGCCGGAGTGGTCAGTCAACTGACCAACGGTCTGGACGGCCTGTGCAAGGCGCGCAGGATTGACCGTTGCACCGGCAGGGCCAGCTTTGTCGATCCGCACACGCTCCAGGTCCAAAGCGAGGAAGAAACAACCCTGGTCCGATTCGAGCAGGTCATCATCGCCACCGGTTCCCATCCGTTTGTCCTCCCCGGCACTCCGGATGATCCACGGATCTGGGACTCCACCGATGCCCTCGCGCTCACCTCGATTCCCGGCCGCCTGTTGATTGTCGGTGGCGGCATCATCGGCCTGGAAATGGCGCAGATTTACCATGCCCTGGGGGCGGAGATCACCCTGGTGGAAATGCAGAACCAGATCATCCCCCCGGCTGATCGCGACCTGGTGCAACCGCTGTTTCTCAAACTGAAAAAGCAATACCCCATCCATACCGAAACCCGGGTGGCGCAGATGACCGCGCTCAGCGCAGGGATAGATGTCCGCTTTGAAGGCAAAACAAGCGGCAGCGAACTCTTTGATGCCGTCCTGGTGGCCATCGGCCGATGCCCCAACACGCAGGGATTGGGTCTGGAAACAATCGGCCTGAGCCTGGACGAGCGGGGTTTTATTCCAGTCAATTCGCGACTCCAGACCGCCCTGCCCCATATCTATGCCATTGGCGATGTGGTCGGCGATCCCATGCTGGCCCACAAAGCCACCCACCAGGGCAAGGTTGCGGCCGAGGTTATAGCCGGTCATGCGACCGAGTTTTCCCCAAAAACCATTCCCGCAGTGGCCTACACATCCCCGGAAATCGCCTGGATGGGACTGACCGAAAAAGAGGCGCAGCAGCAGAAGATCAGCGTGCACAAGGCCAAGTTCCCCTGGGGCGCAAGCGGCCGGGCCCTGAGCGCAGGCGCAGGCAACGGGGTGAGCAAGGCCCTGTTTGACCAGGAGAGCGGCAGGCTGCTGGGTGCGGGTATCTGCGGTGCCAATGCAGGTGAACTGATCCACGAGGCGGTCCTGGCCCTGGAGCTTGGCGCCACCGCCGAACAGATTGCCAGGACCATCCATGCCCACCCGACCCTGGCTGAAACCTTTGCCTTCGCCGCCGAGATGGCCGAGGGCACGATCACAGATATGCTCCCGCCCAAAACCAGCCGAAAACTATGAGCGAACTCCAAATCGACACCCCCCTTGATCTCCATCTCCACCTCCGCGAAGGCGATATGCTCTCCTTGGTGGCTCCGTTCAGTGCCGCCCAATTTGCCGGCGGCGTGATCATGCCCAATCTGGTGCAACCGGTGGACAACCTGGAACGGATGCGGGCCTACCGTCAGCAGATCGTGGCTGCCTGCGGCGACGAGACCTTCACCCCCTACATGACCCTTTTTTTTCGGGACTACAGCCGGGAAGAACTGATGGCGGCCAAGGAGGAGATCATCGGCCTCAAACTCTATCCGGCCGGGATAACCACCCAGAGCGAGGGCGGCGTGCAGGACTTTGACCGCATCGGCGCAACGGTCGCCCTGCTGGAGGAGTTGGACATTCCCCTGCTCGTCCATGGGGAGAGCAATGGCTTTGTCATGGACCGGGAACGGGAATTTCTCTCCGTCTACCAGTGGCTCGCGCACACCTTTCCCAAACTGCGAATCGTGATGGAGCACATCACCACCGCAGAGGCGGTGGAATTGCTCGACCGTTTCGACAACCTGGCCGCCACGGTGACCCTCCATCACCTGATGATCACCCTCGATGATGTGGCCGGAGGCTTGCTGCAACCGGATCTGTTCTGCAAACCGATCGCCAAGACGCCGCGGGATCGGCAGGCACTCTGCCAGGCGGTCTTCAGCGGCCACCCCCGGTTGTTCTTCGGTTCGGACTCAGCACCCCATCCCCGCCATAAAAAGGAGTGCTGCGGTTGCGCGGCCGGTGTTTTTTCGGCCCCCGTGGCCCTGCCCATGTTGGCGCAACTCTTTGAAGAAAACAGTTGCCTGGACCGGCTCCCTCAATTCGTTTCCCAGTTTGGCCGCCGCTTTTATCGAATCGATCCGCCTGCAAAGACGGTTCTCCTTGAGCGAAGGCCCTGGCGGGTGCCGAAACAATATGAAACAGTTGCGTCATTTTTGAACGATCAGGTGCTCACATGGCAACTAAAAAAAACACCGGTAAACGACCGGTAATCATTGAAATATCGAAGGAAAGATGGTAACGAAACCCAGATTTAGCACTGTTTCAGTGTACTCGACAGAACACGGCAGAATGTGCCCGAACTGCGGCCAACCCAAAGGGAAATGCACCTGCAAATCCCGGGTTTCGCCCCAATCAGGAGACGGCATCGTTCGCGTGGGCAGGCAGACCAAGGGGCGCAAAGGCAGTGGGGTGACCACTGTCAGCGGGTTGAGCCTTGCTCCCGAGCAACTTCGTCATCTGGCAGGGCAGTTAAAAAAACTGTGTGGCGCCGGCGGTGCCGTCAAAGAGGGGGTAATCGAGATTCAAGGAGAACACCGGGACACCCTGGTGAGCGCGCTGGAGAAGCTCGGTTATACCGTAAAGCGTGTGGGAGGATGATCCTTCCAGCTTGTTGTGTCAAACGGCTTTCGATGCAGTGGCCATACATCGCTGAGCCTTCAAAGGAATGTGGCCGCTCTGCAGCAAGCATTGAGCGGCCAATAACGATTCTTCAACCAAGGAGAACAAACGATGTCCCTGTCCTACCCAAAAGCATTTGCCAATAACTTTCTTGGCAATGCCCCACTCTGGTACAAGCTCACCATTCTCGCGTTTCTGGTGATCAACCCCATCCTGCTGGACGCCTACGGGTCGTTCCTTGCCGGCTGGATTCTGATCGGTGAATTTATCTTCACCCTGGCAATGGCCCTGAAATGCTATCCCTTGCCGGCGGGCGGCCTGCTTGCGATGGAAGCTGTCTTCATCGGCATGGCCAAGCCCGAGACCGTGTACCACGAAGCCCTGGCCAACTTCGAGGTCATCCTGCTCTTGATCTTCATGGTCGCCGGCATTTACTTCATGAAGGATTTCCTTCGCTTCACCTTTACCCGTATTCTGGTCAAGGTGCAGTCCAAGTATAAAATCGCCCTCCTGTTCTGCTTTGCCGGTGCCTTTCTCTCTGCCTTCCTCGATGCCCTCACCGTTACCGCGGTCATCATTGCGGTGGCGTACGGCTTTTATGAGATCTACCACCGCTACGTATCCGGCAAGGATGGCACTGGAGCACACGACCTGACCAGCGACCTGACGCTCAAGGAAAAAGAGCAGGAAGACCTGAAACAGTTCCGCGGATTTCTCAGGAATTTGATGATGCACGGTGCGGTCGGTACCGCCCTGGGCGGTGTCTGCACACTGGTGGGCGAGCCGCAGAACCTGCTGATCGGTTCGGTCATGGGCTGGCACTTCCCGGAGTTTTTCATTGAGGTTGCGCCTGTATCCCTGCCGGTCTTGGTGGTTGGCCTGTGTACCTGCTACCTGGTTGAGAAGAAAAAATGGTTCACCTACGGCTTCGAGATGCCGGGCAACATCCGCTCCCATCTGCTGGAAACCGAAACCAAGATGGAGGAAAAACGAGGGCGCAGGGGCAAAATCAAGCTGATCTTTCAGGCCATTGCCGGCATTTGGCTGATCATCGCCCTGGCCTTCCACCTGGCAGCGGTCGGCCTGATCGGCCTATCGGTCATCGTCTTTTTGACCGCATTGAACGGGGTTACCGAGGAACACCAGATCGGCCATGCCTTTGAAGAGGCCCTGCCCTTCACCGCCCTGTTGGTGGTCTTTTTCACCATCGTTGCCGTTATCCACGAACAACACCTGTTCGCCCCGATCATCAACTACGTGTTAAGCCTGCAGGGCCACGCCCAGTTGGGTGCCTACTATATTGCCAACGGCCTGCTCTCGGCCATCTCCGACAACGTGTTCGTGGCCACGGTCTACATTTCCGAGACCAAGTTGCACTTCATCGACACCCTTGGCGCCATTCCCAACATCGGCATGAGCGGTGCGGAGTTGATGCAGAAACTCACCGATCCGAGCCTGGTGCGCGCCGACGTGCTGGCCACTCTGCCTCCGGATGCAGCTGCCAAGGCGCACGAGGTGATTCATCATTTGGACAAGCTGGCTGTTGCGATCAACACCGGCACCAACATCCCCAGTGTGGCCACCCCCAACGGCCAGGCAGCCTTCCTCTTCCTGTTGACCTCGGCCCTGGCTCCGGTTATCCGCCTCTCCTACGGCCGCATGGTCTGGCTGGCATTGCCCTACACCATCACCATGTCAATCACCGGCTTGGCGGCCACCTATCTGTTCCTGGTATAACCAACAAGCCTGAAGAACAAAAAGGGGTGCATCGAGATCTCGATGCACCCCTTTTCTTTATGATTACCGTCGAACCTCATCTCAAGCCTCTGGTTTTGAGATCCCTCACATTCGTTTGGGATGACATCGATATTCCGGGCCATTCCGGGATCGGTAGGGTGGGCACGTCTGTATGTGCCCACCATGGCCAACATGCCCTTTCCCTTAGACCGATTTCGTGCCTGCATAGTGTATCGGTGGGCAGAAAACAACACCTGCCCACCCTACGCCTGGCAACTCTCCGCTAAAAAGTTTGAGCTGAGCTTCGTAACACACTGATTTCATCGTGCGTGACTTTCAGTTTTTTGACTTTATGCGAGTCCATCAAATTTGTCGTTCTCGGGCCTTTTTACGAGAACGACAAATTTCAGTGGTCATCATTTTTTCATCCACCGTTTCGATCGTATCGGTATTGGTACTTACAAACGATGCTTGATTGCCTGCGCCAACTCGTACACCGCCATGGCATAGTGGGTGGAGTGGTTGTAGCGGGTGATGGTGTAGAAGTTGGGATAGCCGATCAAATATTGGTCAAGCCGTTGATGACGCAGGAGCAACAACGACACCTGGCCTGAGGACTTGCAGGGGGACCGGGGGACAAGCCCTTGTTTATACAGGCTTGAAGGGGCATAGCGGGTGTCGAATCCAGCCTGGAGGTTGACCGGTTTCTTGGCGACAAGCGGGGCAACCACCGGCTCGCCCGGCTGCCAGCCATGCTGGGCAAAGTAGTTGGCAATACTGCCGATGGCATCCTCGGGATTCCAGAGATTGCGGTGGCCGTCACCGTTGAAGTCGACCGCCCACTTGCGAAAGCTGCTCGGCATGAACTGTCCGTATCCCATGGCACCGGCAAAGGAGCCCTTGGGCACGGCAGGATCGATCCCTTCGCTCCGGGCCATGAGCAGGAACTGCTCCAACTCGTCACGGAAGAACGGCCCCCGCCGGGCATAATCAAACCCAAGGGTTGTCAGGGCATCCAGCACCCGATGGCCGCCAAAATTCTTGCCGAAGTTGGTTTCCACAGCGATGATGCCGATGATGTACTCCTCGGGCACACCGTACATGCGGGTAGCGCGCTGCAGGGCCTTGCTGTAGCGGTGGGCAAAGGCCGCCCCATCACCGATGCGGCGCTCATCCAGGAATTTGGCCCGATACCGGGTCCAACTCCCGGGAGCCGCCGGTCTTTTAAGCGATTTGTCGCTCTTGGCAAAGTAGTTGAGCGTCCAATCCTTGCGTTTTGCCTGGGAAAAGAGCCCCTGGAGGTATTCCCGCTCAAAGCCATGGCGGCGCACCATGAGATCGATGAACTGCTGCAGGTTGGCATATCCGGCATAATCACCACTGACCCGGTCGGCGTAATACCCGCCGACGCAGGGTTGCCTGGCCACACTCACCCCTGTTCCGGGGGCCACGCGAGCAACCTGCGCGGTCCCCTCCATTTCCGAACAGGCGGCCAGCCCCATGGCCGAAAAAAGGATCAGATGGCGCAACACGCGGCGCCCAGCAAGCGAACACCTTGTCAAAAAATCCTGAAACTTCATAACCTCACCCCATGCAGGGAAGCCCCCCTGTTCATATCCATGGCATTGACACATCCTAAAATCTGACTACTTTCCAACCTCAGCTCAAGGCCCTGCTTTTGAGATCCCTCACATTCGTTCGGAATGACATCGATATTGCGGGTCCCTCCGAGGAGTATCGCGCCACCCCGGGTGTCATCTCGACCAAAGGGAGAGATCTCATCTCGTCAAGCTGAGTTTTCGTGGGAATCATTTCCTAAAAAAAACTTCATAACCGCTTGCCTTCAGCGGTCATCCATACCCTTTGCCTAGCGGTATCCCTCGTTGATCCCCGCCAGCACAGCGCTGCCTGGGCAGAGATCCGACTCGCGCAGACTGTTGAGCGGTTTTTCGCTGGTATTGAGGATATCGTGGGTATCCTCGGACTCGGGATTGA
Coding sequences within it:
- the pyrC gene encoding dihydroorotase, whose product is MSELQIDTPLDLHLHLREGDMLSLVAPFSAAQFAGGVIMPNLVQPVDNLERMRAYRQQIVAACGDETFTPYMTLFFRDYSREELMAAKEEIIGLKLYPAGITTQSEGGVQDFDRIGATVALLEELDIPLLVHGESNGFVMDREREFLSVYQWLAHTFPKLRIVMEHITTAEAVELLDRFDNLAATVTLHHLMITLDDVAGGLLQPDLFCKPIAKTPRDRQALCQAVFSGHPRLFFGSDSAPHPRHKKECCGCAAGVFSAPVALPMLAQLFEENSCLDRLPQFVSQFGRRFYRIDPPAKTVLLERRPWRVPKQYETVASFLNDQVLTWQLKKTPVNDR
- the nhaB gene encoding sodium/proton antiporter NhaB; this translates as MSLSYPKAFANNFLGNAPLWYKLTILAFLVINPILLDAYGSFLAGWILIGEFIFTLAMALKCYPLPAGGLLAMEAVFIGMAKPETVYHEALANFEVILLLIFMVAGIYFMKDFLRFTFTRILVKVQSKYKIALLFCFAGAFLSAFLDALTVTAVIIAVAYGFYEIYHRYVSGKDGTGAHDLTSDLTLKEKEQEDLKQFRGFLRNLMMHGAVGTALGGVCTLVGEPQNLLIGSVMGWHFPEFFIEVAPVSLPVLVVGLCTCYLVEKKKWFTYGFEMPGNIRSHLLETETKMEEKRGRRGKIKLIFQAIAGIWLIIALAFHLAAVGLIGLSVIVFLTALNGVTEEHQIGHAFEEALPFTALLVVFFTIVAVIHEQHLFAPIINYVLSLQGHAQLGAYYIANGLLSAISDNVFVATVYISETKLHFIDTLGAIPNIGMSGAELMQKLTDPSLVRADVLATLPPDAAAKAHEVIHHLDKLAVAINTGTNIPSVATPNGQAAFLFLLTSALAPVIRLSYGRMVWLALPYTITMSITGLAATYLFLV
- the lpdA gene encoding dihydrolipoyl dehydrogenase, with translation MQEVETGIAVIGGGPGGYTAAFRAADLGAKVCLIEQGGRLGGTCLNVGCIPSKTLLHAAAVVEEAVAAEKFGVRFSAPVIDIEVLRKHKAGVVSQLTNGLDGLCKARRIDRCTGRASFVDPHTLQVQSEEETTLVRFEQVIIATGSHPFVLPGTPDDPRIWDSTDALALTSIPGRLLIVGGGIIGLEMAQIYHALGAEITLVEMQNQIIPPADRDLVQPLFLKLKKQYPIHTETRVAQMTALSAGIDVRFEGKTSGSELFDAVLVAIGRCPNTQGLGLETIGLSLDERGFIPVNSRLQTALPHIYAIGDVVGDPMLAHKATHQGKVAAEVIAGHATEFSPKTIPAVAYTSPEIAWMGLTEKEAQQQKISVHKAKFPWGASGRALSAGAGNGVSKALFDQESGRLLGAGICGANAGELIHEAVLALELGATAEQIARTIHAHPTLAETFAFAAEMAEGTITDMLPPKTSRKL
- a CDS encoding MTH1187 family thiamine-binding protein → MQVILDLCLVPLGVGVSVSQYVAECHRVLQETGLKHQLHAYGTNIEGGWDEVMGAVKLCHERVHAMGAPRITTTIKLGTRTDREQTMADKVQSVENKLK
- the mltB gene encoding lytic murein transglycosylase B, translated to MLRHLILFSAMGLAACSEMEGTAQVARVAPGTGVSVARQPCVGGYYADRVSGDYAGYANLQQFIDLMVRRHGFEREYLQGLFSQAKRKDWTLNYFAKSDKSLKRPAAPGSWTRYRAKFLDERRIGDGAAFAHRYSKALQRATRMYGVPEEYIIGIIAVETNFGKNFGGHRVLDALTTLGFDYARRGPFFRDELEQFLLMARSEGIDPAVPKGSFAGAMGYGQFMPSSFRKWAVDFNGDGHRNLWNPEDAIGSIANYFAQHGWQPGEPVVAPLVAKKPVNLQAGFDTRYAPSSLYKQGLVPRSPCKSSGQVSLLLLRHQRLDQYLIGYPNFYTITRYNHSTHYAMAVYELAQAIKHRL
- a CDS encoding translation initiation factor Sui1 translates to MVTKPRFSTVSVYSTEHGRMCPNCGQPKGKCTCKSRVSPQSGDGIVRVGRQTKGRKGSGVTTVSGLSLAPEQLRHLAGQLKKLCGAGGAVKEGVIEIQGEHRDTLVSALEKLGYTVKRVGG